One stretch of Pigmentiphaga aceris DNA includes these proteins:
- a CDS encoding M20/M25/M40 family metallo-hydrolase yields MNDRVIAHLLSRHDDILDWLTHFLTIPSVSADPAYAAGMQQARELLVGRLGDIGLNEVQLLDGGGQAAVYGEWMGAPGKPTIIIYGHYDVQPADPLDQWISPPFEPTIRDGCLYARGSSDVKGSTTIALETVAAFLAVEGGCPINIKVFLEGEEETGSPSLRAIVNKYCSLLQADAVLSADGGRASRVVPTINTGARGNNKLGFSVRTAALDLHSGRYGGAVRNALHEMATLVASLHDSQGRVAVKDFDIDATPLTERQIADTAAFPFDAAAFFSDVGAHSHGDPAYNTREQLTLRPALDINGMWGGYTGPGSKTVVASEAHAKLSVRIVPGQDPARVIEAVRAHLKAHCPAGVTLSFQNIGGGSPASTLAADHPLVLGAEQVLHAETGQRPIHVRLGATVPITAIFKEMLGIDTLMFGFNLPDEPVHAPNEFFRIESIAKGLRAWPLLLRELAKYEPADFHR; encoded by the coding sequence ATGAACGACCGCGTCATTGCACACTTGCTGAGCCGGCACGACGACATCCTGGACTGGTTGACACACTTCCTGACCATCCCCAGCGTCAGTGCCGATCCGGCCTACGCCGCCGGCATGCAGCAAGCGCGTGAACTGCTGGTGGGACGGCTGGGTGACATTGGTCTGAATGAAGTGCAGTTGCTGGACGGCGGTGGCCAGGCTGCGGTCTATGGCGAGTGGATGGGCGCACCGGGCAAGCCCACCATCATCATCTACGGCCACTACGACGTGCAGCCCGCCGACCCGCTGGACCAGTGGATCTCTCCGCCCTTCGAACCCACCATTCGTGACGGTTGCCTGTACGCGCGTGGGTCCTCGGACGTCAAAGGCTCGACCACCATCGCGCTGGAAACCGTAGCGGCCTTCCTGGCGGTCGAAGGCGGTTGCCCGATCAACATCAAGGTGTTCCTGGAAGGCGAGGAAGAAACCGGCAGTCCGTCACTGCGCGCCATCGTCAACAAGTACTGCAGCTTGCTGCAAGCCGACGCCGTGTTGTCGGCCGATGGCGGTCGCGCAAGCCGCGTGGTGCCCACCATCAACACGGGTGCACGTGGCAACAACAAGCTGGGCTTCTCGGTGCGTACCGCCGCCCTGGACCTGCACTCGGGCCGCTACGGCGGTGCCGTGCGCAATGCGCTGCACGAGATGGCTACCCTGGTCGCATCACTGCACGACAGCCAAGGGCGCGTGGCAGTGAAGGACTTCGACATCGACGCTACGCCGCTGACCGAACGCCAGATTGCCGACACCGCTGCCTTCCCCTTCGATGCTGCTGCGTTCTTCAGTGACGTGGGCGCGCATTCGCATGGCGATCCGGCGTACAACACGCGTGAACAATTGACGCTGCGCCCCGCGCTGGACATCAACGGCATGTGGGGCGGCTACACCGGCCCTGGATCGAAGACCGTGGTGGCCAGCGAGGCACACGCCAAGTTGTCGGTACGCATCGTGCCGGGCCAGGACCCGGCACGGGTCATCGAGGCCGTGCGTGCGCACCTGAAGGCGCATTGCCCGGCAGGCGTGACCCTGTCTTTCCAGAACATCGGTGGCGGGTCGCCTGCATCCACCCTGGCAGCCGATCATCCCCTGGTGCTGGGTGCCGAGCAGGTGCTGCACGCTGAGACGGGTCAGCGACCCATCCACGTGCGTTTAGGCGCAACCGTGCCGATCACCGCCATCTTCAAGGAAATGCTGGGCATCGACACGCTGATGTTCGGCTTCAACCTGCCCGACGAACCGGTGCATGCACCCAACGAGTTCTTCCGCATCGAGTCGATTGCCAAGGGCCTGCGTGCCTGGCCGCTGCTGTTGCGAGAATTGGCCAAGTACGAACCGGCAGATTTTCACCGCTAG
- a CDS encoding nucleoside 2-deoxyribosyltransferase — translation MKKIYLAGPDVFRPDALAWGHSLKALCREFGFEGLYPLDNAAPAGLSGPALATWIFEANIVLIRQCDLVMANLQAFRGYEPDSGTAFEVGFAAALGKPVWGYHDPMGSLRDQVPQVQRPDGLEVDADGQIVEDFGLSRNLMLACSATIVEGDARDCLTAIRQAD, via the coding sequence ATGAAAAAAATCTATTTGGCCGGGCCGGATGTGTTCCGTCCCGATGCGCTTGCCTGGGGGCATTCTCTGAAAGCCCTGTGCCGGGAATTTGGTTTCGAGGGGCTGTACCCACTGGACAACGCGGCCCCCGCAGGCTTGAGCGGCCCCGCGCTGGCCACCTGGATCTTTGAGGCCAATATTGTGCTGATCCGCCAGTGTGACCTGGTGATGGCCAATCTTCAGGCTTTCCGGGGATACGAACCCGATTCCGGCACCGCCTTCGAAGTCGGCTTCGCGGCCGCGCTGGGCAAGCCCGTGTGGGGCTATCACGACCCGATGGGCAGCCTGCGTGACCAGGTGCCGCAGGTGCAGCGCCCCGACGGCCTGGAGGTCGATGCCGACGGCCAGATCGTGGAAGACTTCGGCCTGTCGCGCAACCTGATGCTGGCCTGCTCGGCCACAATCGTCGAAGGCGATGCCCGCGACTGCCTGACGGCGATTCGCCAAGCGGATTGA
- a CDS encoding DUF4214 domain-containing protein, translating to MSTPTPVQKTAISTLYIAMFNRAPDASGLAFWAQALADGASIAGITQMFLSTPEGRSTYAASAASGQFVTAFYQTVFGRAPDAGGLAFWTGVLDNAGGGGSDAARATLVGQILAVVGQPLVTRPDGLSDAAYAQTVADRTTFAHKVEVAEYVVSLGIDNVSLARNTLALVTVDPASVATAKVFAANGGVVPQPPEPPVPIWDITSADLAAAITTKLNAYAANTATVNVTNMDIGQLVAVAGGIAKIAAAGIDGVMSLDLAGYASATVATLAPKLSASASLNVTGTASADTIALRDFAHSTRIDAGDGNDQFVGVVDATTPANTTLTAHHTLVGNAGTDVLQINVTSIPPPVGVPAVAVDALNGATLSTIETLRLAINGAATLNSFADVSLVQVSALAAGVAGSLTISNMAAGASLRLQGTAGDSEFDVTYAAGATAAGVVLQSGANAKSISLRGTDVTTASVQKTGAASSVEGIELSTGITNFLLSSQGDIGITALSGGAASGVAITVAGSGTMGISTINSTVSTFSASGFGGTLAVKFAAPVQSVTGGSGSNTLIVNNAATLTGGASADIFALNAGVALTGPVDNAGLLAKTATITNFASGDRLQIYSELTDTPGHLPVISWGSSPASLFAATISALNGLRVVYPTAPYVGFVYAGDSYIFADRGGDNVVGAGDTLVRLSGIVDLAGVSYDEYGLLTMA from the coding sequence ATGAGCACACCTACTCCCGTGCAGAAAACCGCCATCTCCACGCTGTACATCGCCATGTTCAACCGGGCACCCGATGCGTCAGGCCTGGCGTTCTGGGCCCAGGCCCTGGCTGATGGCGCCTCGATAGCTGGCATCACCCAGATGTTCCTGAGCACGCCTGAAGGGCGCAGCACGTATGCGGCGTCGGCAGCGTCCGGGCAGTTCGTCACGGCCTTCTACCAGACGGTATTCGGTCGCGCGCCCGATGCAGGCGGTCTGGCCTTCTGGACAGGCGTGCTGGATAACGCAGGTGGCGGTGGGTCCGATGCCGCACGCGCCACCTTGGTCGGCCAGATATTGGCGGTGGTCGGCCAACCGCTTGTCACTCGCCCCGATGGCCTGAGCGACGCCGCTTATGCGCAGACCGTTGCAGACCGCACCACGTTCGCCCACAAAGTCGAGGTCGCTGAGTATGTGGTGAGCCTGGGCATCGACAATGTCAGCCTGGCCAGGAACACGTTGGCGCTGGTTACCGTCGACCCTGCGTCGGTAGCGACGGCCAAAGTCTTTGCGGCCAATGGCGGGGTGGTGCCGCAACCGCCCGAACCGCCGGTGCCCATCTGGGATATCACCTCGGCGGATCTGGCGGCCGCTATCACGACCAAGCTCAATGCGTATGCGGCCAACACTGCCACAGTGAATGTGACAAACATGGACATCGGCCAGTTGGTGGCCGTGGCAGGCGGTATTGCAAAGATCGCCGCTGCCGGCATCGACGGGGTGATGTCACTGGACTTGGCCGGCTACGCCAGCGCCACCGTGGCAACCCTGGCCCCGAAATTGTCTGCCAGTGCGAGCCTGAACGTGACGGGTACCGCGTCGGCCGACACGATCGCACTGAGGGACTTCGCCCACAGCACTCGTATCGATGCGGGTGACGGCAATGATCAGTTCGTGGGTGTGGTGGATGCCACCACGCCTGCCAACACCACGCTCACTGCGCATCACACCCTGGTCGGGAATGCAGGCACGGACGTGCTGCAGATCAACGTCACCAGCATTCCTCCCCCGGTCGGCGTGCCTGCCGTTGCTGTCGATGCGCTCAACGGCGCCACACTCAGCACGATCGAAACACTTCGCCTGGCCATCAACGGTGCTGCCACGCTGAACTCGTTTGCCGATGTGAGCCTGGTTCAGGTGAGCGCGCTGGCTGCCGGCGTGGCGGGCAGCCTCACCATCAGCAACATGGCCGCTGGTGCCTCCCTTCGGTTGCAGGGCACTGCCGGTGACAGCGAGTTTGACGTGACCTATGCCGCTGGTGCCACCGCGGCAGGGGTGGTCTTGCAAAGTGGTGCCAATGCAAAGTCGATCTCGCTGCGCGGCACCGATGTGACGACCGCCTCGGTGCAGAAGACGGGGGCGGCAAGCTCGGTGGAGGGGATTGAGCTGTCGACAGGCATCACCAACTTCCTCCTGAGCTCGCAAGGCGACATCGGTATCACGGCGCTTTCTGGTGGGGCGGCAAGTGGCGTGGCGATTACGGTCGCCGGGTCGGGCACGATGGGCATCTCGACCATCAACTCGACCGTGTCGACCTTCAGTGCGAGCGGCTTCGGCGGTACGCTGGCGGTGAAATTCGCGGCCCCGGTGCAGTCGGTCACGGGCGGCAGCGGCAGCAATACCTTGATTGTGAACAATGCCGCCACGTTGACGGGCGGTGCGAGTGCAGACATCTTTGCCCTGAATGCGGGTGTGGCATTGACGGGTCCCGTGGACAATGCCGGGCTGTTGGCGAAGACGGCGACGATCACCAACTTCGCCTCTGGGGATCGGCTGCAAATCTACTCTGAGCTCACCGACACGCCGGGTCACTTGCCGGTCATAAGCTGGGGTAGCAGTCCCGCCTCGCTGTTTGCCGCGACCATCTCCGCCCTGAATGGCCTGCGCGTGGTGTATCCCACGGCTCCCTATGTCGGCTTCGTGTATGCCGGTGACAGCTACATCTTCGCCGACCGCGGCGGTGACAACGTGGTAGGGGCGGGTGACACGCTCGTTCGGCTGAGCGGCATCGTTGATCTGGCGGGCGTCAGCTACGACGAATACGGTTTGCTGACCATGGCCTGA
- a CDS encoding M10 family metallopeptidase C-terminal domain-containing protein → MNSMLIPGRTLSIAGLTVTGGADFASAEDIASAFQTGTTVGNAVVSGVLDAGYQVSASDFSIFFTAVTPGNKPDLVVEGSGATSAYTSLTQGTQGATGPRFTNFDILRLASNNAGDAQTFDTSLLSGIQSYQIAAAAAVPGTSSVTLDQLADGASIAFLGNHGNATLNLANTAGTSDSLNVTLGNAVASNGALTDGVQVTLIAPGVETINLHSVGTAGGTGVNTFVDDAGTNTTLSTLVIDGTQALSLQLQAVAQALTVDASALAASLDVQGAAATQVLDVTGGAASDTILGGQAGGRIIGGAGGDLITLYQGGGADTVAYQRAADSRQDFVNAAGTAASTQDAISNFAVGVDKIDLKALALDAALQSFVIKSYVTPELLLADEALADFYLDNGVARGAVVARVLGDTYLVVDANGDGVFNATTDLVVKLNGVNALVAGDVVYA, encoded by the coding sequence ATGAATTCCATGCTCATCCCCGGACGGACGCTTAGCATTGCGGGCCTGACGGTCACTGGCGGAGCCGATTTTGCATCGGCCGAGGACATAGCAAGCGCGTTCCAGACAGGTACTACCGTAGGAAACGCCGTGGTGTCCGGTGTGCTCGACGCGGGCTACCAAGTGAGCGCATCTGATTTCTCCATATTCTTCACTGCCGTCACGCCCGGCAACAAGCCTGACCTGGTGGTCGAGGGCAGCGGTGCAACGAGTGCGTACACCTCCTTGACGCAAGGCACCCAAGGGGCAACCGGTCCGCGTTTCACCAACTTCGACATTCTGCGGCTGGCCTCGAATAATGCAGGCGACGCACAGACCTTCGACACGAGCCTGCTGTCCGGCATTCAGTCATATCAAATCGCCGCCGCCGCCGCTGTCCCCGGCACCAGCAGCGTGACCCTGGACCAACTTGCCGACGGCGCATCCATTGCATTCCTCGGCAATCACGGCAATGCCACCTTGAACCTGGCTAATACGGCTGGCACCAGCGATTCACTGAACGTCACGCTTGGCAATGCCGTCGCCAGCAACGGCGCATTGACCGACGGTGTCCAGGTGACACTGATCGCGCCGGGCGTTGAAACCATCAACCTGCACTCGGTGGGCACAGCAGGCGGTACGGGTGTCAATACGTTTGTGGACGACGCTGGCACCAACACCACCTTGTCCACACTCGTGATCGATGGCACCCAGGCGTTAAGCCTGCAGTTGCAGGCCGTTGCGCAGGCTCTGACGGTCGACGCCAGTGCTCTTGCCGCCAGCTTGGACGTACAGGGTGCCGCCGCGACTCAGGTATTGGATGTCACCGGTGGCGCGGCGTCCGACACGATCCTGGGTGGCCAGGCAGGCGGGCGGATCATTGGCGGTGCGGGGGGCGACCTGATCACGCTGTATCAAGGTGGCGGTGCAGACACCGTGGCCTACCAACGCGCTGCCGATTCCAGGCAAGATTTCGTCAACGCGGCAGGCACCGCTGCGAGCACGCAGGATGCCATCAGCAACTTCGCGGTGGGCGTCGACAAGATCGACTTGAAGGCACTGGCGCTAGACGCGGCGCTTCAGTCCTTTGTGATCAAGAGCTATGTAACGCCTGAACTGTTGCTGGCCGATGAGGCACTGGCGGACTTCTATCTGGATAACGGCGTGGCACGCGGCGCGGTAGTTGCCCGCGTGCTCGGAGATACGTACCTGGTGGTCGATGCCAACGGCGACGGCGTGTTCAATGCGACGACGGACTTGGTCGTGAAATTGAACGGGGTCAATGCGCTGGTGGCGGGGGATGTGGTCTACGCCTGA
- a CDS encoding FG-GAP-like repeat-containing protein: protein MNQFIRSNFIPSIARGYVDSISVGDFNGDGKADFLIGRIDIENPSAPASNLQAFIGDGRGGFTDVSNTLLQGDTTTNYVARTVVGDFNGDGIDDVFLIESGTDVEPYAGAQNKLFLSDAASGKLVNATSALPQKILFSHGASAGDTTGTGKLDILVNALMFGGNELWLNNGKGQFTTAGTSIMPRLTYLAPWDPAQTVAQTFTMSEFIDVNNDGFADMVLGGWYSSGGFTTSQVLLNDGKGNFTGSLPINLPGSGVQKETVVSIDAIDLNGDDLPDLVMSITNSDEGANYYQKAYLQLLVNDGNGRFRDETQLRLPQSTAVSESGGWYKHVSVVDFNHDGYQDIVAFTSGNTPVSVWLGDASGRFNDKIELPGGPRSGDVADVDNSGMYDLITRSQDYTGIDVWTNNLVNQHIYKAGFGGGELVGSAGNDTFIATHRGNHVFVGNGGRDTLKLAGTSASYAITKIADGFTVKGQTVDVTARGIDRIVFDETNGIAFDESAAKVFRLYTAAFDRTADKEGTGFWLAAMDNGVSLINIASSFIGSPEFEGMYGANSSNEHFVSLLYKHVLHRELDQAGSDFWVNGLDNGVSRARILTEFSESIENVAQVETIIATGVQYQV from the coding sequence TTGAATCAATTCATTCGCTCGAATTTCATTCCGTCAATCGCACGCGGATATGTCGACAGCATCAGCGTCGGTGATTTCAACGGTGATGGGAAGGCAGACTTTCTGATTGGCCGCATCGACATCGAGAACCCCAGCGCGCCCGCCTCCAATCTTCAGGCATTCATCGGCGATGGCCGTGGCGGATTCACTGACGTATCGAACACGCTGCTTCAAGGCGATACCACGACGAATTATGTGGCTCGGACGGTAGTCGGCGACTTCAACGGAGACGGAATCGACGACGTATTTCTGATCGAGTCCGGCACCGACGTCGAACCGTACGCAGGTGCACAAAACAAGCTTTTCCTGTCTGATGCGGCCAGCGGCAAGCTGGTCAACGCAACCAGCGCGCTTCCTCAGAAAATCCTGTTCAGCCATGGCGCGTCCGCAGGCGACACGACCGGCACCGGCAAGCTGGATATCCTTGTCAACGCGTTGATGTTCGGGGGTAACGAACTGTGGTTGAACAATGGCAAAGGCCAGTTCACCACCGCAGGCACGTCGATCATGCCTCGCTTGACCTATCTGGCACCTTGGGACCCTGCCCAGACCGTTGCACAGACGTTTACGATGTCCGAGTTCATCGACGTCAACAATGACGGCTTTGCGGACATGGTTCTCGGCGGTTGGTACTCATCTGGCGGTTTTACGACATCCCAGGTGCTGCTGAACGATGGCAAGGGCAACTTCACCGGCTCATTGCCCATCAATCTGCCCGGCAGCGGGGTTCAGAAGGAAACTGTCGTCTCGATCGACGCTATCGACTTGAACGGGGATGATCTTCCCGATCTGGTGATGTCGATCACGAATAGCGACGAAGGTGCCAACTATTATCAGAAGGCGTATCTGCAATTACTCGTCAACGACGGAAATGGCAGGTTCCGTGACGAAACCCAGCTTCGGCTGCCGCAGAGCACCGCTGTGTCGGAATCCGGCGGCTGGTACAAGCACGTCAGCGTGGTCGATTTCAACCACGACGGCTATCAGGACATTGTCGCGTTCACGTCTGGGAACACACCAGTATCGGTTTGGCTGGGCGATGCTTCCGGGCGTTTCAACGACAAGATCGAACTTCCCGGTGGCCCGCGAAGTGGCGACGTGGCAGATGTCGACAATTCCGGCATGTACGACCTCATCACGCGTTCTCAGGACTACACCGGCATCGACGTCTGGACGAACAACCTGGTCAACCAGCACATCTACAAGGCGGGTTTCGGCGGCGGTGAACTCGTCGGGTCCGCAGGCAACGATACCTTCATCGCCACGCATCGTGGCAACCACGTCTTTGTTGGAAATGGCGGCAGGGACACGCTGAAGCTGGCAGGCACCAGTGCTTCCTACGCCATCACGAAGATTGCCGACGGCTTTACGGTCAAGGGCCAGACCGTGGACGTGACCGCGCGCGGCATCGATCGAATCGTGTTTGATGAAACCAATGGCATTGCTTTCGACGAATCGGCGGCCAAGGTCTTCCGGCTCTATACGGCGGCCTTCGACCGGACGGCAGACAAGGAAGGCACGGGCTTTTGGCTCGCAGCCATGGACAACGGTGTGTCGCTGATCAACATTGCATCGTCATTCATCGGCAGCCCGGAATTCGAAGGCATGTACGGCGCAAACAGCAGCAACGAGCACTTCGTATCGCTGCTCTACAAGCACGTCCTGCATCGCGAGCTCGATCAGGCAGGAAGCGATTTCTGGGTGAACGGTTTGGATAACGGCGTCAGTCGCGCGAGGATTTTGACCGAGTTCTCGGAATCGATCGAGAACGTGGCACAAGTCGAGACGATCATCGCGACGGGTGTGCAGTATCAGGTGTAG
- a CDS encoding DUF4214 domain-containing protein, translating into MAQPTDLDIASITRLYVGYFGRTPDSAGLTFWATALADGASLESISQSFLLAPEGEARYPATQSATAFVEAFYESTFGRAADADGLAFWLAVLEAAGGVESTAARTLLVSKITDLITAPLPDDLPADSQAALDRALFANKVEYSVYVATKTDLTGPDAPAGNFSLTKITADPTSVTEQKTAADTAQSNGTPIGQTPTTGGGATTPDQPLTFTRTYAQLSAPGASVVGGTASDTLWLTTDQDVTGTPANVQNVERIGIYTSLGVEVISVNTARFVGAQNFIVGSTADVFFTGLAAGQTGLVDSKNFGGNNIANGHTSFAYAEGVTSGAVTVSRGVTAGKVSITGESLSSVTLTSNGFAANKLSGLALSDQVTTLTINALSSFAVGSAPLTGGASHDLAVIVTGAGRVDLGLNSAFLNANINSLDATGNTGGVVGRVSGQVGQITTVLGGSGHDDIRLTTNTTFIAGSVIDLGAGNDYVGGSGAIFGSGVTVDGGDGFDSVSAYAMTATNAAAFVNFERVSVAGDQVGNAKTVDLDWVVNSEIGSLGLGGGDSAGGVTAIHVDLTQALNVTGTTAGGVTTLVFRDVSGENDGYSIVFNPTTPSSVALNAGTVSVEGVETLNLNSGSTTGNTTEIAIADAALQTLNIAGSFPIKVSFTTETTATSLIDASGLTGSLVLDTSNLVADAEVGLTVTGSATAANYLSIAQRAFVSGGSGADIFLLKSSLQLADSADESIDANLVSITNFGQGDQINVGNILGSTGTTLFSYTTSNGQTISSAAIAAIATAAAQGTAAQEFATFQLDGNTYVAADINSDGTFDAGDVVVELIGLINLSNVFVNVAQGTLTNNLALPSNIVLPPQMA; encoded by the coding sequence ATGGCCCAGCCTACCGATCTCGACATTGCAAGCATCACCCGGCTCTACGTCGGTTATTTCGGTCGCACACCTGACTCTGCCGGATTGACGTTTTGGGCAACGGCATTGGCGGATGGAGCAAGCCTCGAGAGCATCAGCCAAAGTTTCCTGCTGGCACCCGAGGGTGAGGCGCGTTATCCGGCTACGCAATCTGCCACAGCATTTGTTGAAGCCTTCTATGAGTCGACGTTTGGCCGTGCAGCGGATGCCGATGGGCTGGCGTTCTGGTTGGCTGTGCTGGAGGCCGCGGGTGGTGTGGAGTCGACTGCGGCCCGCACGCTTCTGGTCAGCAAGATCACCGATCTGATCACTGCCCCGCTGCCCGACGACTTGCCTGCCGATTCTCAAGCTGCGCTGGATCGTGCGTTGTTCGCCAACAAGGTTGAATACAGTGTATACGTCGCCACGAAGACCGACCTGACCGGGCCTGATGCACCGGCAGGCAACTTCTCGCTGACCAAGATCACCGCTGATCCGACCTCGGTGACCGAACAGAAGACGGCCGCCGATACCGCGCAAAGCAACGGCACGCCGATTGGCCAGACGCCCACGACGGGTGGTGGGGCGACGACGCCCGACCAGCCGTTGACGTTCACCCGCACGTATGCCCAATTGTCGGCACCCGGTGCGTCGGTGGTGGGTGGCACCGCCTCCGACACCCTGTGGCTGACGACCGACCAGGACGTGACCGGCACACCGGCCAACGTTCAGAATGTCGAGCGTATCGGTATCTACACCAGCTTGGGTGTAGAAGTCATCAGCGTAAATACCGCCCGGTTTGTCGGCGCGCAGAACTTCATTGTCGGGTCGACGGCAGATGTCTTCTTCACCGGGTTGGCCGCTGGACAAACCGGTCTGGTGGACAGCAAGAACTTCGGCGGCAATAACATTGCCAATGGCCATACATCGTTCGCCTATGCCGAGGGCGTGACCAGCGGTGCTGTCACCGTGTCGCGCGGTGTCACGGCTGGCAAAGTGTCGATAACCGGTGAATCGCTGTCGTCGGTCACGCTCACGTCCAACGGTTTCGCGGCGAACAAACTCTCTGGTCTGGCGCTTTCCGACCAGGTCACCACCTTGACCATCAATGCACTGAGTTCGTTTGCTGTAGGTTCTGCCCCGTTGACCGGTGGTGCCAGCCACGATCTGGCGGTGATCGTCACCGGTGCAGGTCGTGTCGATCTGGGCTTGAACAGCGCGTTCCTGAATGCAAATATCAACTCGCTGGATGCGACCGGCAACACGGGTGGCGTGGTGGGGCGTGTGTCTGGACAGGTTGGCCAGATCACCACCGTGTTGGGTGGCTCCGGCCACGATGACATTCGTCTGACCACCAACACGACGTTCATTGCCGGTTCGGTCATCGACCTTGGCGCTGGCAATGACTACGTTGGTGGTAGCGGTGCCATCTTCGGAAGCGGGGTCACGGTGGATGGTGGCGACGGCTTCGATTCGGTGTCGGCCTATGCAATGACCGCGACCAACGCAGCTGCTTTCGTGAATTTCGAGCGCGTCAGCGTGGCAGGTGACCAGGTGGGCAACGCCAAGACGGTTGACCTAGACTGGGTGGTCAACAGCGAAATCGGCTCCTTGGGGCTGGGCGGTGGTGACTCGGCAGGCGGTGTCACGGCAATCCATGTGGACTTGACGCAAGCCTTGAACGTGACCGGGACGACCGCAGGTGGGGTAACGACCCTGGTGTTCAGGGACGTAAGCGGTGAGAACGACGGCTACAGCATCGTCTTCAATCCCACCACGCCATCGTCGGTTGCGCTGAACGCCGGTACGGTTTCCGTGGAAGGTGTCGAGACCCTGAATCTGAACTCGGGAAGCACCACGGGCAACACCACCGAGATCGCCATTGCCGATGCTGCACTGCAGACGCTCAACATTGCAGGCAGCTTCCCGATCAAGGTGTCGTTTACCACCGAGACGACGGCTACCTCTTTGATCGATGCCTCGGGTCTTACCGGCTCGCTGGTTCTGGATACCAGCAACTTGGTGGCAGACGCCGAGGTCGGCCTGACGGTAACTGGCAGCGCCACGGCTGCCAACTATCTGAGCATCGCGCAGCGGGCCTTCGTATCCGGCGGGAGCGGCGCAGATATCTTCCTGTTGAAATCGAGCTTGCAACTGGCTGATAGCGCCGACGAAAGCATCGACGCCAATCTGGTCAGCATCACGAACTTCGGGCAGGGCGACCAGATCAACGTCGGCAATATTCTGGGCAGCACGGGCACCACCTTGTTCTCTTACACTACCAGCAATGGTCAGACCATCAGCAGCGCTGCCATTGCTGCCATCGCGACTGCGGCTGCACAGGGCACGGCCGCACAGGAATTTGCCACCTTCCAGCTGGATGGCAACACCTATGTCGCGGCAGACATCAACAGCGACGGCACGTTCGATGCGGGCGACGTGGTGGTCGAACTGATCGGTCTGATCAATCTGAGCAATGTGTTTGTCAACGTGGCGCAAGGCACACTGACGAATAACCTTGCACTTCCGTCCAACATCGTCTTGCCCCCGCAGATGGCCTGA